The following coding sequences lie in one Phragmites australis chromosome 8, lpPhrAust1.1, whole genome shotgun sequence genomic window:
- the LOC133926359 gene encoding deSI-like protein At4g17486: MGTSAGSTTARPPRQPRGAGAEASSPVFLNVYDVTPANGYARWLGLGVYHSGVQVHEVEYAYGAHDGASSGIFEVVPRRCPGYTFRESVLVGTTDLTRAEVHALMAELAADFPGDAYNLVSRNCNHFCDAACRRLVRARIPRWVNRLAKIGVVFTCVLQGNGRAVGSKGKCPAGGIRSRSALQEASAPPRARTFFRSLSIGGRKNLTPRPQSTSQPPPAPASTSTSSGSTT; encoded by the exons ATGGGCACCTCGGCCGGCTCAACGACGGCCCGACCCCCGAGGCAACCGCGCGGCGCCGGTGCCGAGGCGTCGTCCCCCGTCTTCCTCAACGTCTACGACGTCACCCCCGCCAACGGCTACGCCCGCTGGCTCGGCCTTGGCGTCTACCACTCCGGCGTCCAAG TTCACGAGGTGGAGTATGCGTACGGGGCGCACGACGGGGCCAGCAGCGGGATCTTCGAGGTGGTGCCGCGGCGCTGCCCCGGGTACACTTTCCGGGAGTCCGTGCTGGTGGGCACGACGGACCTGACCCGGGCTGAGGTACACGCGCTCATGGCCGAGCTCGCTGCCGACTTCCCCGGCGACGCCTACAACCTCGTCTCCCGCAACTGCAACCACTTCTGCGACGCCGCGTGCCGCCGCCTCGTCCGCGCCCGCATCCCGCGCTGGGTCAACCGCCTCGCCAAGATCGGCGTCGTCTTCACCTGCGTCCTCCAGGGCAACGGCAGGGCTGTCGGCAGCAAGGGCAAGTGCCCCGCCGGCGGCATCAGGAGCCGCTCCGCGCTCCAGGaggcctccgcgccgccgcggGCGAGGACGTTCTTCCGATCCCTCTCCATCGGCGGTCGCAAGAACCTGACTCCCCGACCGCAATCAACCTCCCAACCGCCGCC